A region of the Anolis carolinensis isolate JA03-04 chromosome 1, rAnoCar3.1.pri, whole genome shotgun sequence genome:
ctaagggcccttccacacagccctatatcccagaacatcaagggaaaaaaaactcacattatctgattgtggactcagataacccagttcaaagcagatattgtggggttttctgccttgatattctgggatatggggctgtgtggaagggccctgagttcacactgccatatattccagttcaaaacagatcatgtgggattttattccacacagccatatacatcCAGCGTCTGTAAAAACCGCGTGCTTTAAAActtttccaagtaactttcaacaAGGGCTTCCCAGTTGGCTGCCTGTTGATTAAGCTCCAGCTGCGTAGTAATGCTTGCAAAGCTTTATCTTCCTAAAACAAGAGTAAGTCTGTAGTTGAGCCAGCTGACTCGCATGGGCTTTGGCACCAGGGCCCCAGGGCGAAGGAGAGCCCCGAAGCGCGGTTCCCAACGTGGGATGGATGGGGGCGTAGTGCGCATGCGTGCGCCACAACCCGCGCTCCGGGACATGCCGAAGAAATGGGCAAGTTGGGTTTGGGATCTGTCATGCTCTGCctttgccccccctcccccctctcccttgcCTCGGGTTAATGGACTGAAAAGATTGTTTTGACTCCTGTCCCTGCAGACTTGTTGGCAGAATTGCGCCCAATGTGTGCGGTTCATGTGACTGGAGTGAGGAGGCATTGGGGAGTGAGTGCCTTCGGGGAACTCCTGCTTGGCTGAGGGAGGCAGCGAGGCGGCCCGCAGCGCCTGCACTTGGCCAGCCGGAGCCTCCCTCACTTCTCTCCGCTTCCTCCGCGCAGGGCCGAGGCTCGCCAGGCCTGCCACCCGATGGGCGGGCGCCTCTTCTGCTCGCCGGCGCTGCTGGCGGTGGCGGCGGTGCTGTCGGCGGGGCTGTGCAAGGAGCGGCCCTCGGACGCGAGCAGCGCGGCGGGGCTCAAGGACCGGCAGAACCTCCTCAACCTCATCATGGAGATCCTGCAGGAGCTGAAGCGCGTCCGCCTCGAGGAGGACGAGGAGAACGGCGTCCAGTACAAGCACGACTACCTCCTGGGGCGCAGGCAGCTCCCCGACTACGCGGCCGACTCCGAGGAGCAGAGAGTCGGTAAGGCACGGCTGGGGACGAGGACAGTGGATTGCGGGTGGGAAGCCCTGTCCAGCCTCCCCGCCCACTGctgcccgccccctccctcctcctcctggctTCTCTTATCCactccctcccctttccttccccttctttccttccccctccctccccttcacTCTTCTTGCCCTCCTCTCCACTCCCCCTTCTCCCCTCTTCTCCCCATTCCCTTCCCTTATTTCCCCTCTCCTAACTGTTTCCTGGGTAGACCTggtcagctgctgaacttgcggactggaaaggttggtggttcaaatccaacataatagggtgagctcccgctgttagcaccagcttctgccaacctagctgttcgaaaacatgcaaatgtgagtagatcaataggtaccgctccggcgggaaggtcatggcgctccatgcattcatgctggccacatgaccttggaggcgtctaccgacaacgccagctctttggcttagaaatggagatgagcaccaacccccagagtcggatacgactagacgtagttgttgtttttaattcttcAAAGCACCACTTTGCTTGCATTTAGCCAACCACAGCTACACAGTTTGCTTTGTTGTAAGTGTTGGGAATTTTGATGATGGCTTCCAGAACAATGCATTTCTAGTTAATTTTAGTTAGTTAATTTTCGGTTGCAATTTCACTAAAATGTCAGCAATGGAACACTTAGTATCTTTATATTCACTGTTTATAATGAGAGAGTTAAACAAATGTTTCAAGAACGATAAGGCAGAAATAGGAAAGCTTCAAGCTGTTTCAAACTTCAAATCCACACCCGGAAATTGTCCCAGTTTGGCAGAGTCAGTTCCAGATAATCAATCTCCTGCTGTCctattttcagctgcttttaaaatgtcccattttttttctcttccactttttccctttctccttagCTTCAATTGCTGAAATTgaatcaaagtgcaaaagtagcttGTATCCAATTAATGGGGAtgtgggagggaaagaagagggcAGAATCTTACCCTTCCtagtaggttcaggcaaaagcaaactgctgattggatatttttcttcattatttttgTCATTATGACCACACTCTGTGCCCCAGTTGTCATCTGCAACATTGGAAGGTATGCAAATCCAAAACTATCAAAGTCTACAAGAAGCATGGCCAAGAGTCAGGatttgtggaagttgtagtctaaaacatctgaaaGGCCAAAGCTTTCCCATCCCTGATGAAACATCTTCTTATGTGCAAAATAGATGTCCATGCCAATGTCTTCCTCAATGCTTCTAAAATGTGATAGTATACAGGAAATGAAGTTTTGTGTCTTTAAACTGATCTAAAGTTATCTTGATCCTTTAAAACTGAAGATACACAGACTGACAAATAAATAATGGAATGTAGTTATAGAGTGCATTTAcgtgtagaattaatgtattttgacaccattgcaactgccacggctcaatgctatagaatcctgggaactgtagttggtGGGGAACCAGCATTGGGCAGGGAAAACTTTGTAAAATGATAATTctgataattccatagcattgatccatggcagttcaagtggtgaaatgttctctctagaaatctctaagcaCTCCAGTGTTGTTCTATTGTCAACTTCCTccaattgtgctggaggacctggagatttctacagagaacacctctctaggaatctctaggtcctccaatgcaattttgtggtcagcttccagggaaattcagtcatagaatcatgctggaaaacAGAAATACCTACAGAGGTGTTCTCTTACGAAAAACCAATAGCACTTTCTATATTCATGAGTTTTCAATTTAATGGGGTCTTATGCTTCTAACCCCATGAATGTGAAGGGAGGACTGTACTTTCATTTGACTTCAGTGGGATAATTCTGcagaaaatattttcagaaatactTCTTTAGAAACTTAGGACATTGAAATCAAACAGGAATTTTTGCTTTTCAAAAGTTGAATCAGTAACAATAGAAGCAAGCTTCTTTATGTTGCTACAACCTGATATTTGCATAGGCCATCACTTAATCTAGATCTGTTTAGAAGCTACAGTGTacactatagagcagtggttctcaacctgtggaacctcaggtgttttggccaacaactcccagaaatcccagccagtttaccagctgttaggatttctgggagttgaaggccaaaacatctggggacccacaggttgagaaccactgcaagtaAATGATGTGGTTTaaaaccttccagatgttttggacttcggctcccagaattcctggctattggacaagctgaccagggcttctgggagttgggagacCCAAACACCCagggggccacaggttgtgcaggcctgatctaaaAGGACTTCAACCTAGTATGGATTAATATTCTTGTTTTCTTCATGCATGATATGGTAGTGATAAtgatcaaagagcattcagaaataTGCCCCCATCTTCACTGTGTAATATGAAGGAATACAGTCAATTTTAGTCTATATTGGAGTGAGAAATTTGTGGCCTTCCAGTATTGTTAGAGGACTATTCCCATTACAAATGACAGCAGAATCTGCTTAACTAATATGTTGGATTTGATGTATAGCCATGCTATAGAAGTTAATTAGAACACAATTACTAAGGTATACTTGTAGTGAGCTTGTTTTAATAAAAGTAGCAGTGCCAACTTCTGAAAGACTTTCTTTCCCACTCTTATAATTGAAAAGCACTTGTAACCCAGACTCTCCTTAATGCATCTTCTAAGGCATCTTACCATCTCCTAGGGCACTTTTGAGAAACATCTAAGCATTTACTATGAAGCAATTAGGTCAAATCAGATAAAGTCAATTCAGCGGAGTCTAAATTTACatagagtaaataaatgttgAATTTCGAGAAATGTTTAAACTTGCCAGTGAATCAGATCTGCGATAAAGAGGCTCCAAGGGAATTCAAAGGCCACTTAGGCATTCATTTatggtaaaataaataaactacagtgctccatgtgcaaTCAACATTAAGATATCACTATAAGTAACCATAAAAGCAGTAAAATATGACATTAAATCAAAGAGACTGACACAAGCAGCTAAAGAGATTTTCAATAAGCTACTTATATTCTGTTCCATTAAAGAGAAGACGTGGGAAAACAAGTAATTAAAGAACAAAGTAGTTTGCTCCTTGTTTCCCCAACCCCAATACTTGGTTCAACACTGATTATGTTTCTTGTAAAGGAAATATTAGCCTGTTCTGAATAGTAGATAATAAGGTTGAGGAACTGAATCACAGAAATAACAGCAGCATAAAGAATTAAGTCAGAATTCAAATAGTTTATAATAGCCATATACGGTTCTGTACAATTTAAGATCTGTAGAGATATAGATTGTTATGTGAACTGAAAACACAAGTATGGAAGAATAGCTAGCATCTGAGATAACAGTGGATTTACATGTTTTGTTTACAGTGCCATTAATAAAGAGATACCTAAGCAGTAACATCTGTGTTTTCACTGAAATGCTATGAAGCAGTTCAGTTGATAGGCATGGACACAGTGCCATTTGAAGCCTATAGTGTACAGTGTTATGCAGTTTAGCAAAACTTGGATGCAGTTCAAGAATAGTTACTACATTCTTCTTATGAGTTACATAGCTTTAAGCTGACCAGTATCCTTCACCCCCATCAGAACAATGTAGCCAGGACTACCTAGAATGATCATAAtgcaaaagtaaaacaaaatataaaaaaaacgAGATGCAATGATTGATATGCCAGAACAGACACCCAAGTTCAGATGCACTTGGGGCCAGCCATACCAAAACCTAATCTACTTTATAGGGTTGCTCTGAAGATAAAGACTATGTAAGAGGGGAAGAATTATGTATAGTTTGAATCCCATGGGTGGAGGGAAGGTGGGACATGTGAATGTAATACATGAGCCCAGTCAGTGAGAGAAGGTTCCTAACTTATTCATATAGGTATGAATTGTGGTGTATCATTGTCTGCTACCATTCTCAGCCCTGTTAGCATGTGGATGCAAATTACAATCCCTGACTATGAAATGAGGGCCTAAATTTCAGATCTCAATTTCCTAGTGAATATATTTCAGATAGTCTCCTGGACCTAAGTGTTGTATGCGTTTTCTGTATCTGTCtcattttccccactttcattTCTGAttgtaatatttattaatattttcaaTACTTATAATAATGAACATTTAATTTTCAGACTTTAGAATATCAATGGGTGGTCTGTTGCAATCACTTCTCTGCTTCCCATCCTTAGTCCATAATAATAAGACACATTTGGAAAGCGATGTTGAATATATAAGAGAAGCTGAATACATTGGAGAAATTTTTACGTTAATATGTAGTAGTAATAAACTAGGATTGTAAGTCAGAAGTGGCAATGGTGGCTGTCAGATGCTTTTTCAATTTgaattcccataattcctcacCACTGACTATCCTGCTCATGACTAATGAGAACTGGAAAAAGTAAGTAGAGACCTAGTTATCCACCCTTAGTGTAGGGAGTCTGGCTAGCTCAAAAAAATGTTGTGATAATAAGCatacagtatctatatatataaaagagtgatggcatcagggcagcggacaaaacaacaaaagtacaggccccgcaacctcgaaatttgacaacacaacccatcatccatgcctccaggttgatacaacaaaaagaaaagaaaaataaagtcctaattagagggagagcaataatttttttttatccaattgctgccagtttagagggctaatctctgcccacttggttgcctagcaaccagccaagggacagccaggtttcagttaggggacaggcagatttaggcctcacttaggcttcttccacagattatctgattttaactggattatatggcagtgtagactcaaggcccttctacacagctctataacccatttataatcttacattatctgctttgcactggattatcttgactccacactgccatataacccacttcagtgtgcattttatacagctgtgaagaaggagcctcatataatccagttctaagcagataatagaagattatcaatatacagtagagtctcacttatccaacataaacaggccggcaggataagtgaatatgttggataataagaagggattcaggaaaagccgattaaacatcaaattaggtaatcgttatacaaattaagcaccaaaacatcatgttatacaacaaatttgacagaaaaagtagttccatgcgcagtaatgctatgttgtaattacagtagagtctcacttatccaacactcgcttatccaatgttctggattatccaatgcatttttgtagtcaatgttttcaatatattgtgatattttggtgctaaattcataaatacagtaattactacatagcattactgtggattgaactactttttctgccaaatttgttgtctaagatgatattttggtgcttaatttgtaaaatcataacctaatttgatgtttaataggcttttccttaatgcctccttattatccaacatattcgcttatccaatattctgccagcctgtttatgttggataagtgagactctactgtactgtatttacaaatttaccactacaatatcacaatgaatttaaaacactgactacaaaaacattgattatgaaaaggcagactgcgttggataatccagaacattatataagtgaatgttggataagtgagattcttctttaatatgaaataattactgggatagaataatgcagaacaatataatctctaaaaccaggacagtaaataaacaggggaattccacacaggaaacaatcagggccagctaacacctcccaacaaagtattcccatcatcaaagtctggaaaatcctctgttttctcagggccacagacagtagacgcacataaaatattgcaaacaacactactctgaaaacaagggaattccagacgggaaagaatcagggccagctaacacctcccaacaaaaaattcactcagggaggaagcagtcaggctttaaagctgcaaggccattacatcctaatcatttttcctaattgcagcattcatacttgcctccaacagaaaaaaaaaacaatcagaaatattgtatattcacaacctttaggaaataatatcccctgatggcgcagcgtgttaaagcgctgagctgctgaacttctggaccgaaaggctgcaggtttgaattgggggagcggagagagcccccactgttagccccagcttctgccaacccagaagttcaaaaacatgcaaatgtgagtgcatcaataggtactgctcgggtgggaaggtaacgccgctctatgcagtcatcccacatgaccttggaggagtctatggacaacgctggctcttcagcttagaaatggagatgagcaccaacactctgagtcagacatgactggacttaatgtctggggaaaacctttaccctttaccttaactaccaccagttcctcaatactttatttcccataacaccatacttggccacagcaacgcgtggccgggcacagctagtcattctATAAAGGCCTATTACATAATATGTCCTAGTAAGTTTAGCACAATATTTTCAGTTCCTACTAGCCCCAAGATAACTAGGAAATAAGCAACAGCAATTCTCTTTCAAAATATACATATTCAGGCCTTGTGGAATAGAACACAGTTCACTGGATATTGTAGACATAAAATCCAAACACACAAGTAAAACTGTTCTGAAGCACACAATTAAacttaatttgtttttaagttaTGCAAACATCTTACATCTTGCCTGAGACAAGACAGTTCCTTTCCATTAAAAAGTATCCTTTAAAAAGTAtctaatacatgtaatagtaataatttgaTTTCTTACTgggctctcctcatggctcgaggcgggttacaatattgctaaaacacatattcAAAACACGTAATCAGATTATTCTTGTATAAACAAACAAGTCTTTTGAAATAATGCAGTGTTTTCACACAAATGTGTGAAAACATTTGCAttctttcaaaacaaacaaaaacaacaacaaaacaaaaaacaccactgggggtgttaacccttccctgtgctatctaaAGCTAATATGTacgtatatatatttggctggagttacactttaaaaatatacctgttccgacttacagacaattcaacttaagaacaaacttagaaAAACTAtcttttttgtaacttggggactgcctgtagttcatTATCTACAAATATCTAAGAGACAAGATCCCTTTTTGACCATACCTTTCAATTAGTCTCTTACATGTGTTTGCATCCAATGTGAGGATTTTTACCAAATTTCATCTGTTAAAAATACTTGAGATTATCTCATAGTCCATGTCCATGTTCAACTTGGGTACTCTGTCTGCCTCCCATGTTGTCTTCTTCAAAATGCATCCTTTCTTCATTCCCTTTTGCAATTTTTTAGACACCATCTCTATTTGGGTATAAAAATCCTTTGCTCTCAACAGAGTTATCCAAAATGACAATCCTATTTATGATATTAAAttccttgatttcagtaaggtaaaaggtaaaggtcttcccctaatattaagtctagttgtgtccgactctggggttggtgctcatctcaatttctaagccgaagagccagcatcatccatagacacctccaaggttatgtggctggcatgactgcatggagcgcctttaccttcccgccagagtggtacttattgatctactcacgttcgcatgttttcgaactgctaggtaggcagaatcaggggctaacagtgggaaatcACCCTgcaccccagattcgaaccgccgacctttcggtcagcaagttcagcaagttcagcggtttaatccactgcgccccTAGGATTCattagttctcaaccttcccaatgccgcgaccccttaatacatgttgtggtgaccccctacCATAACATTGTTGTAATTGCTACATCATAACAGTAATTTTACTACTGTTattaatcataatgtaaataactgatatactggatgtattttcattcactgaaccaaatttggcacaaatattatacacccacatttgaatactggtggggtgggggggtattgattttgtcatttgggagttgtagttgctgggatccatagttaacctataatcaaagagcattcagaactctacaaacaatggaattgaaccaaacttggcacacagaactcccatgaccaacagaaaatactggagggattttgggttcctaagaccatcagaaatatgcaagtgtttttcagcctcagaggaaggcaaagacaagtcCCCATTGAATAAATCTttctatatatatgtttgtgtgtgaatGATAGGGTCAccaaggcactcaacaacaaatTAATGACCTAAATAAGTCATAGAAGGACAAAATCTCCCTCAAAGCAAGAAAACTATACTCCTGTGAGAAACTGAGCACttgcctattttttttaaaaccaagacGTTTGTCCAAAAcgttctatttattattttgctagTTAGAGAACATGCAGATGATTGCCATGTGCTTGCCAGAACTGTTAACAACAGTGTAATTGAGAAATCCACTCCCTTTGGGAGTTAGTCCTAAAAATACTtgcttaaaattattttatttttcttggaccTAAGGTTTTCTTCCAATTTTACAGAGAACTCACTGATTCTAAcatcagtggaaatattactGCTCTGCATAAACAGTTacattttatcctgtttttaaatgtctaaaaactaaagagcatggAAAGTGAGTGTCTTTTATTGCTTTTCAACAGAAATAGTTCCAAGAGATCTGAGAATGAAAGACAAGTTTTTAAACCATTTAACAGGTAAGAatttaaatatttgtatgttttttccattatctttcttaTGGTACCAACTGAACTGATCTATtgcttcccttttctctctctctctcgtcagGACATCTTTATTTTGGTCCCAAATGCACTAAACACTTTCACAGACTTTACCACCATACAAGAGACTGTACTACGCCTGCATGTAAGTGCTGTTATCTGAAACCAGAATGAACTACTGTTAGGTATAATAAGGCTCAAATGGGAATTAATAGTACCTGTCGGTTTGAACGTGAAAATGTCAACCCACATTTAGTAATCATAGCATTGCATTCCATGGGAAGCTATTTTAAATTGCTCTTGCTGTAATTCTTCTGAGAGGTCTACTGGCTATAATTTCATAAACTATCACTTAAAAAGTACTTTTTGTGGGCAGCCAATTTGTACTCCAATTATATGTCAACTTTTTAGGTTTACAGTGTAATGACTTGGAACTTACTAGTTCATCAGATAACACACATTAATGAATCAAgcctgttttggctttcaacactaggattttttttaaatgaagaattGTTTTCCAGCACTATAGCTGGCA
Encoded here:
- the alkal2 gene encoding ALK and LTK ligand 2, translating into MGGRLFCSPALLAVAAVLSAGLCKERPSDASSAAGLKDRQNLLNLIMEILQELKRVRLEEDEENGVQYKHDYLLGRRQLPDYAADSEEQRVEIVPRDLRMKDKFLNHLTGHLYFGPKCTKHFHRLYHHTRDCTTPAYYKRCARLLTRLAVSPMCMEG